GAACATAACTAAGattaattcattatttattcATTATCTTTATTATGTTATACATAGTTTCTAATAatgaaactaattttaaaattgtctAAAAggcatatatttttataacacatatatatatatatatataaatataaatagcaaacaaataacaaaaattataggAAAATTCCGGGCGTATCCCGGACCCGACCCTAGTCTAACTATACTAAAAGGCAAATATCAAGCCTTCTGAGATGGTCCACGTCGGACTGGAAATTCATCCAGTAAGAAATCAGCGTTCGGCCATGTCATCAACGAGTTGGTTCAAGTTGGGCTTCGGGTGTATTTTGCGACCCGCTTATTTGGGCTTCTGtttattttggcccacatgtGTTGTGTTCGTGTTTCGGAGACGCAAAGACGGCGTAACCTAAGTTCCTTCTTCCCCTACCTTTCAACTTTCACCTCTTCCTTTCCCCTTCACTGCAAATCTGTTTAGCCGATTAACTTCATCACTAATTGCTCTAATCAAAACTTTGTTTCAACTCATTCAATGGCTTCTTTTCACCTTCCTttcaatttttctatttatagatCTCTTTTCTTATCTTATGTCTCCATCGAAATCATTCTCTCAGAAAAAAAACTCAGACGTTCATCCCGATGGAACCCACCGGCAACTCCGCCGACTCCAGTGACCGCAAGACCGGCAAGAAGATCATCGCCTCCTCTGCTACTGTGAAACCAAATGGGAAGTCCATCGCTTCCTATGCGATTGTGAAGACTGATGTTTCATCTACCGTTCCGGTGAAACCAAACATTGCTACCACTCTCTCCTCCGCGCATGCAGACCAAGTCATGTTATTCCGAGATGTTTCATTCGGCCCACACGAAGCGGAGTTGAGGTTTCGTCTGATTCACTTCTGGGAGGCTCGAAATCCACTCACGAATGGACGTACGTTTGAGAGAGCATTAACAAATTTGAATTGATATTATGTAAATATTATCTACTGTTTTGTAGACGAATTGAGTATCATTCATTTGTTACCTGTTTGAGATGGCAATGCAATAAGATAATTGATTTCCCTGTCATTTTCTCAGGACACTATATGTTTATCTTTGATTGATTACCTCCCAAGCTTaaatttttgtgtttctttttagGCTATGCTCATGGTAATTACTTCTAACTCATTGAGTTCTCTatggtttctcttttttttgtatggAAATAATAGACATATATTAGCCTACGATTTGAGAAACCAGCAAAAGGTGCGCTTCtccattgtattttatatgctTTCAATATTGTAATAGGGTATGTGCTGGACAAGATAATCTAATTTGTCTATTAATCTATCTTGCATGTTCAGTTACTATTCGGATAAACTAACATGTTTCTTTGTTACTATTGTGCTATGACTTATTTTCCATCACATGATCTTAGTCGTTTCTTTATCTACGGTGAGCTGATTGATTCATGACTATCCTACTTTGGTTCACATGATCTTAGTCGTACACAGGTTGCGCACAATATACATCGTTTACATGTCATCTAGCTTACATCTTCAGGTTTAGTTAACATGCTTCCCTGAAGTACTAAGTCTGTGTGTGGTTAGAGAAAATGTTCATTCTCTGTGTTGTTGACTACTTCCTGCTATTCTGAGATATCTAATTTTAGGAACTGTGGatctaatttaatatatacaacTTTATTTGTATTTGGTACAGAGCAGAGGAAGAAGCTTGGTATAGGAAAACACTTTCTCTTAACCCTTAGTTTTCTCTGTATCAAACTTTAAAACCATTTTATTATGTGACGAATGTCATGATAAAAATCTATGACTTTGTGTAGTGGTATTagtttttattcaattttctCTATATCTTTTGCTATTTTCATCTGTGGAAAGGTGGAAGCTATAAGGTTGCAAAATGACATTTAACTGTTAACGTCCGACTGTGACAGACCCGCATGCATAAGTGTATTCGACAACCTTGCGGAGCTCCAATGAGGAATTAGTAATGTCAGGTGTGGAACCAAAGGTTGCTGTAGCCACCAATATCAACCCTAAATTAGTTGGAGGTAACCATTTCTAACACTCATATGTTATTTTAAGCCATCTTTTTTCTAAATGCTACCCCAGGAACACATTTCTTTTTTGACCATGAGAGTGTAGCCAGCCAAAGTTATCTCACAAAGTAAGGATTATAGCCTTTGTTACTGTGAAAATAATTTACAtgtcttcatgttataaatCATGTACAGAGTTAGTCACCACAAGGTTGGTCTCGGTAGGAAGGTTCATTGTCAACGTCTACGAAATATGGTGGTGTTAAGAAGATCGAAACGTTGTCTTAGCTAAATGCTTATATCATATCGCCTCACAGGTGACCACTTTCACGTAACCCATATGTTAGTGTGTTTCTTGACCGACAATTACTTTCACTTTCTTGGTGCCATATCCAAAGGTTTGAAACCAACTTTTCTGCTCTTGCACTGATGAAAtactgaatatatattaaaaatattaattggaTCGAACTgttctcttttgttttgatgCAGTGTTCCTGAGATAAAGTGCAGACGAGGAAAGAAAGCTTTCTTATTACATGGTATCTCAACAGAATCAATCAATTTGTTTCTACCGTGAGTATCTCCAAATACAGAATGTaatgtcttaaaaaaaaaattgaaacacaGAAATAGTAATCAGATCGATATAGCTTTACATCAAACAAATTCAGGACATAGATCAAAATGTTGTCTCAGTTCAGACTCATGCATGTTGTTTCTTTAATCAGGTATTGCAATGAGGACAGCAAGATGATCGATGTGTATGAGTATAGGGAAAAGGGAACGCTTAAGGACCATCGGAATGACTCGGATAACCCTAGGTTGAGCTGGAGACAGAAGCTTGAGATATGCGCTAAAGGGCTTCACTATCTCCATACAGGTTCCGCAAGAGCCACTATACACTTCGTTTGAAGTCTGCTTCAGGTAAATGTTTAGGACCAACTCTTCTTCTGTAGAACATGTTGAAGAAGCTTTACTCTTTACACAATGTAATCATTTCTCTACAGGACATTGAAGCTCTCGACCCGAACCACAAACTGGGTACTGGAACCACAAGAAGCAAACTCAATCTGAATAGAAAGACAACTTCATATCATCAAACTGTTCCGTGAGTTTAACCAAAGGAAAAATATACAGAGCAAATTTGATGTAATAAAAGCTCAAAGAGCAACTCCGAGACAACAAGAGTGAATACCTTTTAGATAGATAGAGAAAGTTTCTTGCtttcattttttgttgttgcattTATTCAGaatcttttgttctttttattctCAGCAAAATTTTCAGTAAACAAATAACCTACCTTAGCGTTATAAACCTATAACTAGGAACAATAAATGTTTGATACTTTCGCTAATGCTGTGTTTTGAAAAACTGAGATGCAAGTTTATTATGTAACAACTTCCTTGGTCGGGGTTGTGTGGGGACCATTTTATCTCATTTGTGGTGCTCTTGGCTGGAGGTTGGGATAATGCTTCTTTTTTGGTAATGCAGTTGCTGGAGCTAAATACCCTAGACTCGGGGAAACACACAGTCCAAGTGTTGTTGGaggaaaattaaaaagaaaacctCAGTGTCTATCCTATTCAGCTGAAGCACATATATCTAAAAAACATGGCAAGACTCAAACCTCCAAGAAGTTGCAATCTCCAAAACATAAATCATCTATGCAAGAATTGTTACTATTTCTTAAGAGTTGAAAAATTTGTCGATTACATTGCTAATAGATCCAAATAAAATATGTCATTGTTTACTTTGCTTTTTAAAGACAAACCAGATTTTACATTTCTTatcatgaataaaaaaaaatttaatttatatatttctttacttttaaaataaattattacacCCTCCTGTATTGGCtcctaaaattaaaataataaataaaatcctTAATACATACGTAAACCAAAAAACTGCATCTAACCCATAAGTgaaaaaattatcttattcaCTCAGTGGGAGTCAGAAACGCAAACATGACATCATGAGATCTACTTACATGTACTCATAAAATCAATTATTAGTTTAAGCCTTCAAATCTAAATTGGCAAAAACTAATAATTCAGATTCAATTGGACTAACAACTAACAGATGAAAATGAAACTAATGGAATTCAAAAGAGAAATCAACTTctgaacccggcgcgtagcgccggaataccccTAATATTCATTAATCAAAGTTAAAGACAGCGCTCATGTCTATGAATAATATAGCATACTATGTTGGGTACAATATAAAATCAACCGTCTTTCTTACATGTTTCTTTGGTTCAAAGTTATGTGTAGCCGAAATGATCGTATgaaactttataataatttgctTATCTGTAGATTCAACCCATAATCCCGTTAAAACGATGGGTAGTGGTACTAATCATgacaaattattaatttataatcaagTTTGGTGGAACCTGATGGTCTAAAGTTATGGATATAATAGTCCATATACATATCTTATTATATTAGTCTTTGCATCAAGAGACCTAGATCTATTATCTGAAGACTAGTAACGTCGAGCCCCTAAAGCTGTTATCACGCTCAGTTTTTGTCTCATAGTACAAATTAATTTAGGTTAGAAAAGTAGTTAAGATCCACAACATCAAGCAAAGGTATGGACATTATCTGCATACTGCATATGTATACGCAAACGTAAAGTATATAGTATGGTTAGATTTTGTACGAATATAAGAAGCAGGAATGAAAATTAGATCAcataaatgagaaagaaaaagacaatTGTCACCTAACTAGACGTCCGAAAAGACCAATTAAAACTGGCGCTACGTTTCgaaattgtaatatatataaccGTTGAAGAGAGACGAGAAATCAGAAATAAAACAATTGGTGGTGGTTGTAAGAATAAAGGAGGGTAAATTTGGAAGTTAgtattttgtcttgggacagAACAGTGAAGCTGAGATTCACGCGACACAAACAAAACACACagatttatatattctttttttgtcaacatttatatattcttttaaaaagcATTTATatgtgaaaaaatatatttcttcctttttaatataaattagagAATTTTAGCTACAGTTTAAtcaatcaattaaaaaatataattgatctAATAAATGTAGAAAATTACATcgaatatgaaaacaaattacatttgaaataaaaataaaaatacttttaaaagaatttatattattaaaagagaaggaataaaaaaaatgaaaacaaaatcattcattttctgctttttttttttaagaaaagaaaTGAGACTAACATAGGGAGTggtgaaaaaagaaaagaaaagtaggAATCAATTACAGACATTATTGAGAGTGTTTCTATTCcgagagaagaagatgatgagttCAGCTGTTGTTTTCTCTCGACAACCTTAAAACCAAAGGAAGaagctttctctcttctcttcagaGTTCTTCCTCTGAGAGAAggaacatttttatttatttatattaaaacatgGGAATGGGGAGGCATCAGAAATCTGGAGTTCCAGCGAGATGGGTTCTTGTTCTCTGCATTTCTAGCTTCCTCCTCGGTGTTCTTGTCATTAACAGGTTctttgcttctctctctctctctctttctaatGTTTCTGGTCTTGTTTCTCCTCCATTGTTCTGTTATCTTACATAATCTTAAACTTTTATTTCTCTAGGCTTTTGGCTACTTCTGAAACCGTAGATAGCAATGGGAGAGCTTCATCTGATCAAGCTACATCACTTCATCCTCTTGTTGATTGCCAGAACAAGGCAAGTCACAATTACACAACCGAAGGTTTTTCAAACTCACTAATCTCATTTTGGTAAATGATTCTTCTGTTCAGGAAGGAGACACTCTATCTCGAGTTTCCCATACTCATGATGTTATCAAGTAAACTGCCTTTTTTGTCTCACTGCCTGTAACATGTTTTTGTGTATACAGAAACAttaattgattattattatgCATTTCATGTACAGGACACTAGACAAAACAATATCGTCCCTTGAAGTGGAACTAGCTACGGCTCGAGCAGCAGCAAGATCTGATGGATCTCCAGCTGTTTCAAAAGCAGTAGCTGATCAATCAAAGGAACGGCCTCGGATGTTCTTCGTGATGGGAATCATGACTGCTTTCAGTAGCAGAAAACGAAGAGACTCCATAAGAGGAACCTGGCTCCCTAAAGGTTcaacaagaacaaaaaacaCCTCTTCTTTCTCCATTGCAGATGTAACAAACATAAGTGCTTAAAAAATGTTTGCTTTGTTCATTTCCTTTTGCAGGAGATGAACTGAAAAGATTGGAGACAGAGAAAGGAATCATTATGCGATTTGTCATTGGTCACAGGTAGAGAGAATCTTAAAACTCACCTTTAGTTTCATAACATTGAATTGAGTTTACTATTAACATCAACCCTTCCTTACTAGTTCCTCTCCTGGGGGAGTCTTGGACCACACAattgaagcagaagaagaacaacacaAGGACTTCTTTCGCCTGGTAGATCCCCTCTCCCACGTGCTTATTATGTTCTTTTTgcattttttgctaaaaaaaaaaaactaaacaaatgtTGCAGAATCACATAGAAGGTTATCATGAGTTATCATCTAAAACCCAAATATACTTCTCATCGGCTGTTGCAAAATGGGATGCGGACTTCTACATCAAAGTGGATGATGATGTTCACGTTAATCTCGGTCAGTTTCCATAAACCATTCTCACGTCAAGAAAAGCTTTATTTAAATTCAGTTATCATCCAGGAATGCTTGGTTCTACATTGGCTCGCCACAGATCAAAAGCGCGAGTGTACATTGGGTGCATGAAGTCTGGACCTGTCCTTGCTCAAAAGTAAGCAACAAAGTCTGTCATTTGACTCTTTTTTACACAGATCATTTGACTCTTTTTCCCTGGATCTTCGTGTGTGCAGAGGAGTCAAGTACCATGAGCCGGAATATTGGAAGTTCGGTGAAGAAGGAAACAAGTACTTCAGACATGCCACTGGACAAATCTATGCCGTCTCCAAAGACTTAGCAACCTATATCTCAGTAAACCGGTGAGCTCTCTCACCTCTGATTCTTTACTGTCAGCTTCCCAAACATGTTAGACTCACTCACCTTCCACAATGTCTTATTCAGGCAACTACTACACAAGTACGCGAATGAAGATGTCTCTTTAGGATCATGGTTCATTGGTCTAGATGTTGAACACATCGATGACAGAAGCCTCTGCTGCGGAACACCCTTAGGTAAAAGATGGATGAACACTATTGTTGACTCATTGCAAAGTTTGGTTCTTCTGTGTTTAGATGagatatgtgtgtgtgtgtgtggtggCAGATTGTGAGTGGAAGGGTCAAGCAGGAAACCCTTGCGCAGCATCCTTCGACTGGAGCTGCAGTGGAATCTGCAAATCAGTGGATAGAATGCTTGAAGTACACCAACGTTGCGGAGAAGGCCAAGGAGCAATCTGGCACACCAGTTTCTAAGCTCTCTGACCAATTTTAATGTATAGCTTCAGCTTCTTATGTTATGGATGATGATTAGTGTAGGTTATGATCATAATGATGATGTTCATGTTAAACATTAAAGGAATCATCATCTAAAAGCCTCAAGTTTTGCCTCCTTaatcaaatcctaaaccctaaatttgatAATGAATGATTCCTTTTGTGTTTGgattatagaaaaaataatttgttttgtttttatattattatgtacaGTATTCAAGAATCAGAAAAGGAAACAGGAGCAATCATAAAACTGCAAAAGTGTTTGAttatatttttccaaaaaaaaattgtatttacattcggaaagaagaagaaaacaagaaagactCAGAAAAAGATATGTAATATTTGGGTTGGAATCAAGAACGAACAATGGTTTCGAAGAATTGAAGCCCGTCGAGCTCAAGAGCAAACCTCGGTTGCTTCGCTGCCGCCGCCAAGTTTGTAGCTTTTTCGTCTTTCTTCAGCGAAGCCACGGTTTGACCGCCGCCGCCGGAAGAAGCGGCGTTGATTTCAGAGCGGTTGCAGATGTAAGACGCAGCGGTGACTTTCTTGCCCATCATCTCAGCGCACATGGCGTCGAAAGCACTGAACATCGAATTCATTATCTCAAGAATTAGGAGAGATTATGACTAAACTTAAGCTTTGGTTTTGCTTTTATATAAAAGAATGTTTATAAAGACGCGACGAAACTAGGCCGTGTTGGATTAGGAAAGCGAAGTTGaagatttccattttttttccattattttctctcttttttttctcctGTCTATCTCTACCTTctctataaaattttaatttcgtttTCTGTTTTGGTCATTTCACCAATTCTCCCttgaatttaatttatcaaatcCAATTACTTTTTTTGGTATGAAAAAAGTAATGGTCACCCATGAATCTTATTATAGGATGGAACATGTTTGTGCTTTATGTTAATTATTCTTGTGTTTTTGGGTTAGATAGACCTGGACCTGGTTCATGAAAACTATGATCTACATAGTAGTTAATGTTTGGTTCCATTTCGAAACTAATATTTAGTTGTCTTTTTGGTGTTGATTAGGTATTCCGGTagccaaaaacaaaaacagaattaggtcatttgtttggtttgaaGAAAAATTTTTATCTCAAAAAATATTTGGGTGATAAAGGCAAGGTTAGCCAACTTATTTAGACCCaactaacaaaaatataaattaacatgcTTTAGAAGACATTGACCGATCCGATATCCtgttatttaaaaacaattcaATACATTGACATTTTACAAAAGCTGAGTCTTACGGTTAAATTCCGTTATCAAATGAAAAACGAACATTTTCTTTGGCAAGTCTTACTTCACTATTTTGTGGTAAACATTATTAGTTGGAGAATGTAGTTTGACCAATAACGCTCTTTTTCAATGCTCACCAGTTTATAACTATTTCCAATTTTCCATTCCAACTTGATTTCCCTCCAGAGTCGGGAGCAGGAATCCTGTCAACCAAAATTTATTACTTTTTTGGTGAATAACTAATACTGTATAGAGTTTTTCTTATGGACATGAGGAGATGTTTTCCTTACTATTGTGGAAACGTCTTCAGATTATGTGTACATATAAATCTTCACTAAATACGGATGCTAATATAGCTAGTTAACAAGAACTAATGGAAATCAACAGCCTGTGAACCTCGCAATAATGGTTTAGTAACCTCGTGGATCGGATAACTGATTTTATAGTGCACACCACTCCCAATTCTATGTGTTTGGTGACATGAGAGTTTAGACAGCCTCAACTGTTTATAGAATTCATTGACTTTTAATCGCAGTTCAATGAAAAGTATTTCTTGGAGTACTATTATTGACTTTTGGAAAGTTGTAGTAGAGCCAGCCGAGTCAAACATAAACAAAGTCATATAAACCAGTACATGGTCAAATTTCAACTACAAAAGTTGAATATATCTGGTTCTTTAGCTAGCTAGATACATGTTTGTAAGACATCGTTAGAAATGGTATATGTGTATTGTGAACTTTTCTGGATGGttgttttagtatataaacggatattgttttaatacatacgCCAACCCCTCCGCAAGGTTGAATTTTATTTGTGCGACTAATAACACTTTTGCGTGTTGCAGTTCTATTTATATTGTTTACAAAGTTAATTTGTTTGTATCTATATATGCACAAATGTCCAATATCGTTATGTTGAATATATCGTGTTCTTTATCCGGACTACGTAATGTTAAATTAGGCAAGGGAATAGAAAACACATTCTAAACTAGGGAAGGGAATAGAGAACACATCCTAAACCATACACTTGGAATGCAAGGGAATAGTTATCAACTTATCATCTTTGTTCCATTTGCTTGGATgccaatttattaaattatcttatataaaaattaattaaccaTTAAATTTAGTTCCCCTCgctatcctttttttttttttttttgtaaaactccCCTCGCTATCCTGTTCTTCAATTACAATGATGTTTCTTAGGACGTCGGGGAACAATATTCTCTTTTGTTTTACTCTGTTAAAgaatcagttcaaaaaaaaaaaattaattaaccaTGAAACTACACTTTATCAAGTAGGGTACACCTAATCTCgcttttggttttgtttcaaTCCATATGTAATATGTTCTTTAGTTCTGTTTAATCTAatattttagttgtttttttttttgaaacaatctaATGTTTTAATTTGGATTCGATTTTAAGAATACGACTAATCTGATGATGTATTTCCAAGAATCTAAAGTTCGAGGCTATGAGCAAACTCAAGAATACCAATATTGAAATTTGTTATGTTACTTCTGGTTCGACTTTAACTAAATtgataagaaatatataaaataaattatacataatcaATCGATATTATTACAAAATGTATTCACAAACACATGATATAATGAATAAAtccaataaaaataacaatctcAGAAAATTTGTTTCTTGATCTCGAGGTCAAGCTACAAGACGGACCAATACGAATCAAAATCAAGAACGGACTATTGTCTCGAAGCAGTGGAGACCGTCGAGCTCCAGAGCAAACCTCGGAGTCTTCTGCACCAAACTTATCTTATTGCTTGCGTTTTCCTCCTTCTGCGTCTGCGTTTGCAGTACGGCAGGTTTGGGGGTGGCGGTGGAGCTAGCGTTAAGCGAAGAAACCATAAGGTTCTTTCCCATAAGCTCTACGAAGAGGGCGTCGAAGGCACTGAACATCGAGTTCATGATGTAAAGTAAGATAATAAACAAGACCAAGAGACTTTGAAGtttccagagagagagagagattttcaAATTAAGAAATGTGTTTGTGAGGTTTTTATGATTTACAATGACAAATAGAGTTTATTTATATACAGAGAGAGAGTCAGAGAGACCGTGTTGAATGGGAAGAGTGAAGAATTTTGGTGGC
The nucleotide sequence above comes from Brassica napus cultivar Da-Ae chromosome A9, Da-Ae, whole genome shotgun sequence. Encoded proteins:
- the LOC106367102 gene encoding beta-1,6-galactosyltransferase GALT31A-like, whose amino-acid sequence is MGMGRHQKSGVPARWVLVLCISSFLLGVLVINRLLATSETVDSNGRASSDQATSLHPLVDCQNKEGDTLSRVSHTHDVIKTLDKTISSLEVELATARAAARSDGSPAVSKAVADQSKERPRMFFVMGIMTAFSSRKRRDSIRGTWLPKGDELKRLETEKGIIMRFVIGHSSSPGGVLDHTIEAEEEQHKDFFRLNHIEGYHELSSKTQIYFSSAVAKWDADFYIKVDDDVHVNLGMLGSTLARHRSKARVYIGCMKSGPVLAQKGVKYHEPEYWKFGEEGNKYFRHATGQIYAVSKDLATYISVNRQLLHKYANEDVSLGSWFIGLDVEHIDDRSLCCGTPLDCEWKGQAGNPCAASFDWSCSGICKSVDRMLEVHQRCGEGQGAIWHTSF
- the LOC106367103 gene encoding uncharacterized protein LOC106367103; the protein is MNSMFSAFDAMCAEMMGKKVTAASYICNRSEINAASSGGGGQTVASLKKDEKATNLAAAAKQPRFALELDGLQFFETIVRS
- the BNAA09G24140D gene encoding uncharacterized protein BNAA09G24140D, with the translated sequence MNSMFSAFDALFVELMGKNLMVSSLNASSTATPKPAVLQTQTQKEENASNKISLVQKTPRFALELDGLHCFETIVRS